The proteins below come from a single Canis aureus isolate CA01 chromosome 14, VMU_Caureus_v.1.0, whole genome shotgun sequence genomic window:
- the TONSL gene encoding tonsoku-like protein isoform X2: MSAERELRQLSKAKAKAQRSGQLREEAAACHQLGELLASSGRYAEALREHQHELQLLESVDDALGCAVAHRKIGERLAELEDYSAALKHQHRYLELACSLSNHTEQQRAWATIGRTYLDIYDHCQSEDTLLQAQAAFEKSLAIVDEKLQGTLAKRELNEMRTRLYLNLGLTFESLQQMAPCNDYFRKSIFLAEQNHLHEDLFRARYNLGAIHWRKGQHSQAMRCLEGARECARVLRKELMESECCVLVSQILQDLGDFLAAKRALKKAYRLGFQKPLQKAAVCRTLKYVLAVVQLQRQLQESEGSDPQGAMAICEQLGDLFSKAGDFPKAAEAYQKQLHFAELLGRPGPELAIIHVSLATTLGDMKDHRRAVSHYEQELRLRGGDALEEAKTWLNIALSREEAGDAYELLAPCFQKALGCAQQAQQPRLQRQVLRHLHTVQLRLQPQEAPTTAARLQELSVPGDEEEDEEEEKEGDSDTPEASDVELSESEGDADGLSQQPEEDEELQGCLGQRRASKWNRRNDVGETLLHRACIEGRLARVQDLVRQGHPLNPRDYCGWTPLHEACNYGHLDIVRFLLDHGAVVDDPGGEGCEGITPLHDALTCGHFEVAELLIGRGASVTLRTSKGHSPLETLQQWVKLYGRDLDSETREKAGAMERLLRAAAAGQAPHGLPRSHLFDPEISPPLSPCPGSPEPPGARPWRSRHTLASSSSSEGEDGPARPTPKRPRHSVPAQQVARRPGSSSSRDTAAEVGPRGLGEPDPHRAALIPEEDWLAGDWLEDDSLLTHSHQDGPVPRPQGTSRGAPGSGSRSPGRPRPRARTRQSRLPHLTSWNAPIGARGEGGAAAEPPRSPNTSRASGPGGDSPAAGQPSGPPVPPPIRVRVRVQDSLFLVPVPHSKEAHSVAWLAEQAARRYCQACGLLPRLLLRKEGALLAPQDPIPDVLQSNEEVLAEVTSWDLPPLTDRYRRACQSLEEEEHQQVLQAMGCQGSGPSFSACSLALRQTQLTPLLRALKLHTALRELRLAGNRLADGCAAELLAALGTLPGLVLLDLSSNHLGPEGLRQLATGLREQTALQNLQELDLSMNPLGDGCGQALAFVLQACPSLSTLHLQACGLGPGFLLSHQAALGSAFQDATHLKTLSLSYNILGTTALARALQSLPARTLQRLELSSVAASKSDSGLVEPVVRYLTEEGCALSHLSLSANHLGDKAVKDLSRCLPCCPSLISLDLSANPEITRVGLEELLSALQMRPQGLGFLGLSGCAVQGPLGQRLWHQVAARVQELQLCSRRLAPEDRTALSLLAGPPIPGACTLDRGSRLFFRRL; encoded by the exons ATGAGCGCTGAGCGCGAACTTCGCC AGCTGagcaaggccaaggccaaggcccaGAGGAGCGGGCAGCTGCGGGAGGAGGCCGCCGCCTGCCACCAGCTGGGGGAGCTCCTGGCCAGCAGCG GCCGCTACGCAGAGGCCCTGCGGGAGCACCAGCACGAGCTGCAGCTCCTGGAGAGCGTGGACGACGCCCTGGGCTGTGCCGTGGCCCACCGCAAGATCGGAGAGCGGCTGGCTGAGCTGGAGGATTACTCTGCTGCCTTGAAG CACCAGCATCGCTACTTGGAGCTGGCCTGTTCTCTGTCTAATCACACTGAGCAGCAGAGGGCCTGGGCCACAATCGGCCGCACCTACCTGGACATCTATGACCACTGCCAGTCAGAGGACACCTTGCTGCAGGCGCAGGCTGCCTTTGAGAagagcttggctattgtggacgagAAGCTGCAGG GTACATTGGCCAAGCGAGAGCTGAATGAGATGAGGACCCGACTCTacctcaacctgggcctcactttcgaAAGCCTGCAGCAGATGGCCCCATGCAACGACTACTTCCGGAAGAGCATCTTCCTCGCCGA GCAGAACCACCTCCATGAGGACCTGTTCCGTGCCCGCTACAACCTGGGTGCCATCCACTGGCGCAAAGGGCAGCACTCCCAAGCCATGCGCTGCCTGGAGGGGGCCCGAGAGTGTGCACGCGTCCTGAGGAAGGAGCTCATGGAGAGCGAGTGCTGTGTGCTCGTCTCACAG ATTCTCCAAGACCTGGGGGATTTTTTGGCTGCCAAGAGAGCCTTGAAGAAAGCCTACAGGCTGGGCTTCCAGAAGCCTTTgcagaaggcagctgtctgccGGACCCTCAAATATG TGCTGGCTGTGGTCCAGCTGCAGCGGCAGCTGCAGGAGTCCGAGGGCAGTGACCCTCAGGGTGCCATGGCCATCTGCGAGCAGCTGGGGGACCTGTTCTCCAAGGCGGGCGACTTCCCCAAGGCGGCTGAGGCCTACCAGAAGCAG CTGCATTTCGCGGAGCTGCTGGGCAGGCCAGGGCCTGAGCTGGCCATCATCCACGTGTCCCTGGCCACCACCTTGGGAGACATGAAGGACCACCGCCGGGCTGTGTCCCACTACGAACAGGAGCTGAGGCTGCGTGGTGGCGACGCTCTGGAG gaGGCCAAGACCTGGCTAAACATCGCGCTGTCCCGAGAGGAGGCCGGGGACGCCTATGAGCTGCTGGCACCATGCTTCCAAAAGGCTCTTGGCTGTGCCCAGCAGGCCCAGCAGCCCCGGCTGCAG AGGCAGGTCTTGCGGCACCTCCACACCGTGCAGCTGAGGCTGCAGCCCCAGGAGGCCCCCACCACTGCAGCCAGACTGCAGGAGCTGAGCGTGCCCGGAGacgaggaggaagatgaggaggaagagaaggagggcgACAGTGACACTCCCGAGGCCAGCGATGTGGAGCTCTCCGAGAGTG AGGGCGATGCTGACGGCTTGTCCCAGCAGCCAGAGGAGGATGAGGAGCTGCAGGGCTGCCTGGGCCAGCGGAGGGCGAGCAAG TGGAACCGGCGCAATGACGTTGGGGAGACTCTCCTGCACAGAGCTTGCATCGAGGGCCGTCTGGCTCGCGTCCAGGACCTCGTGAGACAG GGCCACCCTCTGAACCCTCGGGACTACTGTGGCTGGACacccctgcatgaggcctgcaactatgggcacctgg ACATCGTCCGCTTCCTGCTGGACCACGGGGCTGTGGTGGACGACCCAGGCGGCGAGGGCTGTGAGGGCATCACTCCCCTGCACGACGCCCTCACCTGCGGTCACTTTGAGGTGGCCGAGCTGCTCATTGGACGGGGGGCATCTGTGACCCTCCGAACCTCGAAG GGGCACAGCCCACTGGAGACTCTGCAGCAGTGGGTGAAGCTGTATGGCCGGGATCTGGACAGCGAGACCCGAGAGAAGGCTGGAGCCATGGAGAGGCTGCTCCGGGCGGCAGCGGCAGGCCAAG CTCCCCACGGTCTTCCACGCAGCCATCTGTTTGACCCTGAGATCTCGCCTCCCTTGAGCCCCTGCCCAGGGTCCCCGGAGCCCCCGGGGGCCCGGCCTTGGAGGAGCAGGCACACGctggccagcagcagcagctcagaGGGCGAGGACGGCCCAGCCCGGCCCACCCCGAAGCGGCCGCGGCACTCTGTCCCCGCACAGCAGGTGGCCCGGAGGCCTGGCTCCAGCAGCAGCCGGGACACCGCGGCGGAGGTCGGCCCTCGGGGCCTGGGTGAGCCCGACCCCCACCGGGCGGCACTCATCCCCGAGGAGGACTGGCTGGCAGGCGACTGGCTGGAGGACGACTCGCTGTTGACCCACAGCCACCAGGATGGCCCCGTGCCCCGCCCCCAGGGCACCAGCCGCGGCGCCCCCGGGTCAGGCAGCAGGAGCCCAGGCAGGCCACGGCCCCGGGCCAGGACCAGGCAGAGCCGGCTGCCCCATCTCACGAGCTGGAACGCACCGATCGGGGCGCGGGGAGAGGGCGGCGCAGCGGCAGAGCCTCCGCGGAGCCCCAACACGTCCCGGGCCTCGGGGCCTGGTGGGGACAGCCCTGCGGCAGGGCAGCCCTCG GGTCCGCCTGTGCCCCCTCCCATCCGGGTGCGAGTGCGAGTGCAGGACAGCCTCTTCCTCGTTCCCGTCCCACACAG CAAGGAGGCCCACTCCGTGGCCTGGCTTGCGGAGCAGGCCGCCCGGCGCTACTGCCAAGCCTGTGGGCTGCTGCCGAGGCTCCTCTTGCGAAAGGAGGGAGCCCTGCTGGCCCCACAGGACCCCATTCCTGACGTCCTGCAGAGCAACGAGGAG GTGTTGGCCGAGGTCACGTCGTGGGATCTTCCCCCGCTGACCGACCGCTACCGCAGGGCCTGCCAGAGCCTGGAGGAAG AGGAGCACCAGCAGGTGCTGCAGGCCATGGGCTGCCAGGGCTCCGGCCCCTCGTTCAGCGCCTGCTCCCTGGCCCTGCGCCAGACCCAGCTCACCCCCCTCCTGCGCGCCCTCAAGCTGCACACGGCGCTCCGAGAGCTGCGCCTGGCAGGGAACCGGCTGGCAGACGGATGTGCTGCTGAGCTGCTGGCCGCCCTGGGCACCCTGCCCGGCCTCGTCCTCCTTGACCTCTCTTCCAACCACCTGGGCCCTGAGGGTCTACGCCAGCTGGCCACGGGCCTCCGGGAGCAGACCGCCTTGCAG AACCTGCAGGAGCTGGACTTGAGCATGAACCCCCTCGGGGATGGCTGTGGCCAGGCCCTGGCGTTTGTCCTGCAGGCCTGCCCCTCACTCAGTACCTTGCACCTCCAGGCCTGTGGCTTGGGCCCCGGCTTCctcctgagccaccaggcagccCTGGGTAGCGCCTTCCAAG ATGCCACGCACCTGAAGACGCTGTCTCTGTCCTACAACATCCTGGGCACCACTGCCCTGGCCCGGGCCCTGCAGAGCCTGCCTGCCCGCACCCTCCAGCGCCTGGAGCTTAGCTCCGTGGCAGCCAGCAAGAGCGACTCTGGCCTCGTGGAGCCTGTGGTCAGATACCTGACCGAG
- the TONSL gene encoding tonsoku-like protein isoform X1: MSAERELRQLSKAKAKAQRSGQLREEAAACHQLGELLASSGRYAEALREHQHELQLLESVDDALGCAVAHRKIGERLAELEDYSAALKHQHRYLELACSLSNHTEQQRAWATIGRTYLDIYDHCQSEDTLLQAQAAFEKSLAIVDEKLQGTLAKRELNEMRTRLYLNLGLTFESLQQMAPCNDYFRKSIFLAEQNHLHEDLFRARYNLGAIHWRKGQHSQAMRCLEGARECARVLRKELMESECCVLVSQILQDLGDFLAAKRALKKAYRLGFQKPLQKAAVCRTLKYVLAVVQLQRQLQESEGSDPQGAMAICEQLGDLFSKAGDFPKAAEAYQKQLHFAELLGRPGPELAIIHVSLATTLGDMKDHRRAVSHYEQELRLRGGDALEEAKTWLNIALSREEAGDAYELLAPCFQKALGCAQQAQQPRLQRQVLRHLHTVQLRLQPQEAPTTAARLQELSVPGDEEEDEEEEKEGDSDTPEASDVELSESEGDADGLSQQPEEDEELQGCLGQRRASKVRMVRGIAWPSCGCQACLVPSHLCPLSRGNCPQWNRRNDVGETLLHRACIEGRLARVQDLVRQGHPLNPRDYCGWTPLHEACNYGHLDIVRFLLDHGAVVDDPGGEGCEGITPLHDALTCGHFEVAELLIGRGASVTLRTSKGHSPLETLQQWVKLYGRDLDSETREKAGAMERLLRAAAAGQAPHGLPRSHLFDPEISPPLSPCPGSPEPPGARPWRSRHTLASSSSSEGEDGPARPTPKRPRHSVPAQQVARRPGSSSSRDTAAEVGPRGLGEPDPHRAALIPEEDWLAGDWLEDDSLLTHSHQDGPVPRPQGTSRGAPGSGSRSPGRPRPRARTRQSRLPHLTSWNAPIGARGEGGAAAEPPRSPNTSRASGPGGDSPAAGQPSGPPVPPPIRVRVRVQDSLFLVPVPHSKEAHSVAWLAEQAARRYCQACGLLPRLLLRKEGALLAPQDPIPDVLQSNEEVLAEVTSWDLPPLTDRYRRACQSLEEEEHQQVLQAMGCQGSGPSFSACSLALRQTQLTPLLRALKLHTALRELRLAGNRLADGCAAELLAALGTLPGLVLLDLSSNHLGPEGLRQLATGLREQTALQNLQELDLSMNPLGDGCGQALAFVLQACPSLSTLHLQACGLGPGFLLSHQAALGSAFQDATHLKTLSLSYNILGTTALARALQSLPARTLQRLELSSVAASKSDSGLVEPVVRYLTEEGCALSHLSLSANHLGDKAVKDLSRCLPCCPSLISLDLSANPEITRVGLEELLSALQMRPQGLGFLGLSGCAVQGPLGQRLWHQVAARVQELQLCSRRLAPEDRTALSLLAGPPIPGACTLDRGSRLFFRRL; encoded by the exons ATGAGCGCTGAGCGCGAACTTCGCC AGCTGagcaaggccaaggccaaggcccaGAGGAGCGGGCAGCTGCGGGAGGAGGCCGCCGCCTGCCACCAGCTGGGGGAGCTCCTGGCCAGCAGCG GCCGCTACGCAGAGGCCCTGCGGGAGCACCAGCACGAGCTGCAGCTCCTGGAGAGCGTGGACGACGCCCTGGGCTGTGCCGTGGCCCACCGCAAGATCGGAGAGCGGCTGGCTGAGCTGGAGGATTACTCTGCTGCCTTGAAG CACCAGCATCGCTACTTGGAGCTGGCCTGTTCTCTGTCTAATCACACTGAGCAGCAGAGGGCCTGGGCCACAATCGGCCGCACCTACCTGGACATCTATGACCACTGCCAGTCAGAGGACACCTTGCTGCAGGCGCAGGCTGCCTTTGAGAagagcttggctattgtggacgagAAGCTGCAGG GTACATTGGCCAAGCGAGAGCTGAATGAGATGAGGACCCGACTCTacctcaacctgggcctcactttcgaAAGCCTGCAGCAGATGGCCCCATGCAACGACTACTTCCGGAAGAGCATCTTCCTCGCCGA GCAGAACCACCTCCATGAGGACCTGTTCCGTGCCCGCTACAACCTGGGTGCCATCCACTGGCGCAAAGGGCAGCACTCCCAAGCCATGCGCTGCCTGGAGGGGGCCCGAGAGTGTGCACGCGTCCTGAGGAAGGAGCTCATGGAGAGCGAGTGCTGTGTGCTCGTCTCACAG ATTCTCCAAGACCTGGGGGATTTTTTGGCTGCCAAGAGAGCCTTGAAGAAAGCCTACAGGCTGGGCTTCCAGAAGCCTTTgcagaaggcagctgtctgccGGACCCTCAAATATG TGCTGGCTGTGGTCCAGCTGCAGCGGCAGCTGCAGGAGTCCGAGGGCAGTGACCCTCAGGGTGCCATGGCCATCTGCGAGCAGCTGGGGGACCTGTTCTCCAAGGCGGGCGACTTCCCCAAGGCGGCTGAGGCCTACCAGAAGCAG CTGCATTTCGCGGAGCTGCTGGGCAGGCCAGGGCCTGAGCTGGCCATCATCCACGTGTCCCTGGCCACCACCTTGGGAGACATGAAGGACCACCGCCGGGCTGTGTCCCACTACGAACAGGAGCTGAGGCTGCGTGGTGGCGACGCTCTGGAG gaGGCCAAGACCTGGCTAAACATCGCGCTGTCCCGAGAGGAGGCCGGGGACGCCTATGAGCTGCTGGCACCATGCTTCCAAAAGGCTCTTGGCTGTGCCCAGCAGGCCCAGCAGCCCCGGCTGCAG AGGCAGGTCTTGCGGCACCTCCACACCGTGCAGCTGAGGCTGCAGCCCCAGGAGGCCCCCACCACTGCAGCCAGACTGCAGGAGCTGAGCGTGCCCGGAGacgaggaggaagatgaggaggaagagaaggagggcgACAGTGACACTCCCGAGGCCAGCGATGTGGAGCTCTCCGAGAGTG AGGGCGATGCTGACGGCTTGTCCCAGCAGCCAGAGGAGGATGAGGAGCTGCAGGGCTGCCTGGGCCAGCGGAGGGCGAGCAAGGTGAGGATGGTGCGGGGCATCGCATGGCCCTCCTGTGGTTGCCAGGCCTGCCTGGTCCCCTCACACCTCTGCCCCCTGTCCCGGGGCAACTGCCCACAGTGGAACCGGCGCAATGACGTTGGGGAGACTCTCCTGCACAGAGCTTGCATCGAGGGCCGTCTGGCTCGCGTCCAGGACCTCGTGAGACAG GGCCACCCTCTGAACCCTCGGGACTACTGTGGCTGGACacccctgcatgaggcctgcaactatgggcacctgg ACATCGTCCGCTTCCTGCTGGACCACGGGGCTGTGGTGGACGACCCAGGCGGCGAGGGCTGTGAGGGCATCACTCCCCTGCACGACGCCCTCACCTGCGGTCACTTTGAGGTGGCCGAGCTGCTCATTGGACGGGGGGCATCTGTGACCCTCCGAACCTCGAAG GGGCACAGCCCACTGGAGACTCTGCAGCAGTGGGTGAAGCTGTATGGCCGGGATCTGGACAGCGAGACCCGAGAGAAGGCTGGAGCCATGGAGAGGCTGCTCCGGGCGGCAGCGGCAGGCCAAG CTCCCCACGGTCTTCCACGCAGCCATCTGTTTGACCCTGAGATCTCGCCTCCCTTGAGCCCCTGCCCAGGGTCCCCGGAGCCCCCGGGGGCCCGGCCTTGGAGGAGCAGGCACACGctggccagcagcagcagctcagaGGGCGAGGACGGCCCAGCCCGGCCCACCCCGAAGCGGCCGCGGCACTCTGTCCCCGCACAGCAGGTGGCCCGGAGGCCTGGCTCCAGCAGCAGCCGGGACACCGCGGCGGAGGTCGGCCCTCGGGGCCTGGGTGAGCCCGACCCCCACCGGGCGGCACTCATCCCCGAGGAGGACTGGCTGGCAGGCGACTGGCTGGAGGACGACTCGCTGTTGACCCACAGCCACCAGGATGGCCCCGTGCCCCGCCCCCAGGGCACCAGCCGCGGCGCCCCCGGGTCAGGCAGCAGGAGCCCAGGCAGGCCACGGCCCCGGGCCAGGACCAGGCAGAGCCGGCTGCCCCATCTCACGAGCTGGAACGCACCGATCGGGGCGCGGGGAGAGGGCGGCGCAGCGGCAGAGCCTCCGCGGAGCCCCAACACGTCCCGGGCCTCGGGGCCTGGTGGGGACAGCCCTGCGGCAGGGCAGCCCTCG GGTCCGCCTGTGCCCCCTCCCATCCGGGTGCGAGTGCGAGTGCAGGACAGCCTCTTCCTCGTTCCCGTCCCACACAG CAAGGAGGCCCACTCCGTGGCCTGGCTTGCGGAGCAGGCCGCCCGGCGCTACTGCCAAGCCTGTGGGCTGCTGCCGAGGCTCCTCTTGCGAAAGGAGGGAGCCCTGCTGGCCCCACAGGACCCCATTCCTGACGTCCTGCAGAGCAACGAGGAG GTGTTGGCCGAGGTCACGTCGTGGGATCTTCCCCCGCTGACCGACCGCTACCGCAGGGCCTGCCAGAGCCTGGAGGAAG AGGAGCACCAGCAGGTGCTGCAGGCCATGGGCTGCCAGGGCTCCGGCCCCTCGTTCAGCGCCTGCTCCCTGGCCCTGCGCCAGACCCAGCTCACCCCCCTCCTGCGCGCCCTCAAGCTGCACACGGCGCTCCGAGAGCTGCGCCTGGCAGGGAACCGGCTGGCAGACGGATGTGCTGCTGAGCTGCTGGCCGCCCTGGGCACCCTGCCCGGCCTCGTCCTCCTTGACCTCTCTTCCAACCACCTGGGCCCTGAGGGTCTACGCCAGCTGGCCACGGGCCTCCGGGAGCAGACCGCCTTGCAG AACCTGCAGGAGCTGGACTTGAGCATGAACCCCCTCGGGGATGGCTGTGGCCAGGCCCTGGCGTTTGTCCTGCAGGCCTGCCCCTCACTCAGTACCTTGCACCTCCAGGCCTGTGGCTTGGGCCCCGGCTTCctcctgagccaccaggcagccCTGGGTAGCGCCTTCCAAG ATGCCACGCACCTGAAGACGCTGTCTCTGTCCTACAACATCCTGGGCACCACTGCCCTGGCCCGGGCCCTGCAGAGCCTGCCTGCCCGCACCCTCCAGCGCCTGGAGCTTAGCTCCGTGGCAGCCAGCAAGAGCGACTCTGGCCTCGTGGAGCCTGTGGTCAGATACCTGACCGAG
- the ZFTRAF1 gene encoding zinc finger TRAF-type-containing protein 1 isoform X3: protein MTLPEARNPHLDSRAPELTASQCTNGHLMCAGCFIHLLADARLKEEQATCPNCRCEISKSLCCRNLAVEKAVSELPSECGFCLRQFPRSLLERHQKEECQDRVTQCKYKRIGCPWHGPFHELTVHEAACAHPTKTGNELMEILDEMDQSHRKEMQLYNSIFSLLSFEKIGYTEVQFRPYRTDDFITRLYYETPRFTVLNQTWVLKARVNDSERNPNLSCKRTLSFQLLLKSKVTAPLECSFLLLKGPYDDVKISPVIYHFVFTNESNETDYVPLPIVDSVECNKLLAAKNINLRLFLFQIQK, encoded by the exons TGTACTAACGGTCACTTGATGTGCGCTGGCTGTTTTATCCACCTACTAGCAGATGCCCGGCTGAAGGAGGAGCAGGCCACGTGCCCTAACTGTCGTTGTGAGATCAGTAAGAGCCTCTGCTGCCGCAACCTGGCTGTGGAGAAAGCCGTGAGCGAACTGCCCTCCGAGTGTGGCTTCTGCCTGCGTCAGTTTCCCCGTTCCCTCCTGGAGAGGCACCAGAAGGAGGAGTGCCAGGACAG GGTGACCCAGTGCAAATATAAGCGCATCGGCTGCCCGTGGCATGGCCCTTTCCACGAGCTGACGGTGCATGAGGCTGCATGTGCCCACCCAACCAAGACGGGCAATGAGCTGATGGAGATTCTGGATGAGATGGACCAGAGCCACCGCAAGGAGATGCAGCTCTATAACAGCATCTTTAGCCTGCTCAGCTTTGAAAAGATTGGTTACACAG AGGTCCAGTTTCGGCCCTACCGCACGGATGACTTCATCACGCGCCTGTACTACGAGACGCCGAGGTTCACGGTGCTGAACCAGACGTGGGTCCTGAAGGCGCGCGTGAACGACTCCGAGCGTAACCCCAACCTGTCGTGCAAGCGCACGCTCTCCTTCCAGCTCCTCCTCAAGAGCAAGGTCACGGCGCCCCTGGAGTGCTCCTTCCTGCTGCTCAAGGGCCCGTACGATGACGTCAAGATCAGCCCCGTCATCTACCACTTCGTCTTCACCAACGAGAGCAACGAGACGGACTACGTACCACTGCCCATCGTCGACTCCGTGGAGTGCAACAAGCTGCTAGCCGCCAAGAACATCAACCTACGGCTCTTCCTGTTCCAGATACAGAAGTAG
- the ZFTRAF1 gene encoding zinc finger TRAF-type-containing protein 1 isoform X2 encodes MCAGCFIHLLADARLKEEQATCPNCRCEISKSLCCRNLAVEKAVSELPSECGFCLRQFPRSLLERHQKEECQDRVTQCKYKRIGCPWHGPFHELTVHEAACAHPTKTGNELMEILDEMDQSHRKEMQLYNSIFSLLSFEKIGYTEVQFRPYRTDDFITRLYYETPRFTVLNQTWVLKARVNDSERNPNLSCKRTLSFQLLLKSKVTAPLECSFLLLKGPYDDVKISPVIYHFVFTNESNETDYVPLPIVDSVECNKLLAAKNINLRLFLFQIQK; translated from the exons ATGTGCGCTGGCTGTTTTATCCACCTACTAGCAGATGCCCGGCTGAAGGAGGAGCAGGCCACGTGCCCTAACTGTCGTTGTGAGATCAGTAAGAGCCTCTGCTGCCGCAACCTGGCTGTGGAGAAAGCCGTGAGCGAACTGCCCTCCGAGTGTGGCTTCTGCCTGCGTCAGTTTCCCCGTTCCCTCCTGGAGAGGCACCAGAAGGAGGAGTGCCAGGACAG GGTGACCCAGTGCAAATATAAGCGCATCGGCTGCCCGTGGCATGGCCCTTTCCACGAGCTGACGGTGCATGAGGCTGCATGTGCCCACCCAACCAAGACGGGCAATGAGCTGATGGAGATTCTGGATGAGATGGACCAGAGCCACCGCAAGGAGATGCAGCTCTATAACAGCATCTTTAGCCTGCTCAGCTTTGAAAAGATTGGTTACACAG AGGTCCAGTTTCGGCCCTACCGCACGGATGACTTCATCACGCGCCTGTACTACGAGACGCCGAGGTTCACGGTGCTGAACCAGACGTGGGTCCTGAAGGCGCGCGTGAACGACTCCGAGCGTAACCCCAACCTGTCGTGCAAGCGCACGCTCTCCTTCCAGCTCCTCCTCAAGAGCAAGGTCACGGCGCCCCTGGAGTGCTCCTTCCTGCTGCTCAAGGGCCCGTACGATGACGTCAAGATCAGCCCCGTCATCTACCACTTCGTCTTCACCAACGAGAGCAACGAGACGGACTACGTACCACTGCCCATCGTCGACTCCGTGGAGTGCAACAAGCTGCTAGCCGCCAAGAACATCAACCTACGGCTCTTCCTGTTCCAGATACAGAAGTAG